A single genomic interval of Lewinellaceae bacterium harbors:
- a CDS encoding gliding motility-associated C-terminal domain-containing protein has product MIRQSILFALLLAASLQLGAQMPRNITIRGESGALRVVPCTDNDAGNINFDVNNFVGQSNDISLDTIYLCLGDTLPVLHIGDFTLNGDPNMATPAGVAYAFYDCRPTVDGPDLATVLADPCVNQANPIIFDGVSIPQTDGIWVAVDDNMGNVALTNTGFHQEAFNMGNPAPIQLWFAPITVDNLALLAYENGGPCVSVSVDQAFSVVYLEAVEVTEVFPNFGPGMQGAFSVGGGLPEFEPGTTYDPITISHLGGDVLAGTVQTPNPGHGDTVRFTVPRPGEYEVVVEDGKSCAAIDTIVMPVIFSAGAANGAPGDTVCVEIRVDNLVDVTNAQFTLNWDPAILDFVEVNNLNTTLPALDDGAFNTNPAVTDLGRLPFAWADFFGASNSLPDGSVLFEACFEVIGTLGDISDITFGNVPTPIQVGNINNSPSMYPFETAPGRVNVTNSVLLVTTSQDSVSCSGLADGSFTVTVSGGVGPYNFTWNTFPPTGPENGPLTIANSGGSATVGGRLAGDYRVIVTDSDMPANIDTVFVEVLQGPSLGVSLLTTEPTCFSQSTGSVTAQVTLGGVVQPNPGANFNFTWNNNPNNIPTLANLPSGFYAVTVTDGAGCTASASTTLSQPAQLQILGANTTITDATCSGAMDGSILVGATGGTSASGSYTYAWSGGLGTITANTSQVSNLDPGNYTVTVTDDNNCMLEGGYAVSAAKILLVNLINLQDVSCNGADDGLIEVSGTTTGQPPAGPFTYDWATVPPSGPTFAGAQVTGLGPAQYAVTVTDSDPAGCSVSDTFAIAEPAPLAIQQIELLNESCANGGGDGSITIGVTGGTYPYTYNWTGGQVDSIAVNLTEGMYTVDVSDANNCTANQTFNITAPTPPQVTQLNNDTLACFNDTNGSLSVLATPGGAPIQSYNWSNSATGQTIANLPPGSYFVTITAADGCFTVDTALVVAPEPLALDSLVAGAPNCPGDDNGSLTVFVSGGTTPYTYIWNNQPANDTTQFNLYPGLTAGAYEVSVFDANGCGPLMALGTVEDPAGIVVDFSNIADVSCFEGVCDGSATATAMYSDGTAGVFDFTWGSGETSLDVMSSTATALCKDKQAVAVQDANGCSISDTVLIGSPPRITASFSISNVSCNGLSDGTATVMASGGTPGYTYLWQETGEATATISGLTAGFYNAVITDANSCQFQLEATVTQPNQLVISVNADETEDVSCFGAEDGVLVVSYDFEDTTLNQVGPEPYTWSSNVPPGSTSPLGVATNLPAGTYGVTITDLKGCQDSLMYTLVEPTEIMASIPDPADPPCFNSTTKVNIDTVFGGAGASLADYQYMVDGNGILLPINVPADIFGDGAHDVEVFDLNGCSALFQVDIDQPEEILVTFPEDPFVVELGDTTRQLQPIITPLSTQVDSFIWSPEEYLSDPTVRNPFVRPLQSLEYELTVVDVNGCEGIGSVFVELDANRNIYIPNVFSPNGDGVNDEFRVYPCVGVSRITSVNIFNRWGDLVYQSDGQDVSNGLYCIGGLPLWDGRHKGSDMKPDVFVYVIEVEFLDKIKLAYRGDVSILR; this is encoded by the coding sequence ATGATAAGACAGTCTATTCTCTTTGCTCTCTTGTTGGCCGCCAGCCTGCAGTTGGGGGCACAAATGCCCAGGAACATAACCATTCGTGGCGAATCCGGCGCTTTGCGCGTAGTACCCTGCACGGATAATGACGCCGGGAACATTAATTTTGATGTTAACAACTTTGTCGGACAAAGCAACGACATCAGCCTGGATACCATTTACCTCTGCCTGGGGGATACCTTGCCGGTGCTCCATATCGGGGACTTCACGCTCAACGGCGACCCCAACATGGCCACTCCTGCGGGCGTGGCCTACGCCTTTTACGACTGCCGCCCCACGGTGGACGGGCCGGACCTGGCAACCGTGCTTGCCGACCCCTGCGTCAACCAGGCGAACCCCATCATTTTTGACGGCGTATCCATACCACAGACCGACGGCATCTGGGTGGCCGTCGACGATAATATGGGCAATGTGGCCCTCACCAATACCGGGTTCCACCAGGAAGCCTTCAATATGGGCAACCCGGCGCCGATCCAACTGTGGTTTGCCCCCATTACAGTTGATAATTTAGCCCTTTTGGCGTACGAAAACGGCGGCCCCTGCGTCAGCGTCAGCGTGGATCAGGCCTTCTCCGTGGTCTATCTGGAAGCGGTAGAGGTAACGGAGGTCTTCCCCAATTTCGGGCCGGGCATGCAGGGGGCGTTCTCGGTGGGGGGCGGCCTCCCGGAATTTGAACCGGGGACAACTTATGACCCCATTACGATCAGCCACCTCGGTGGCGACGTTTTGGCGGGTACCGTACAAACACCCAATCCCGGCCACGGAGACACCGTTCGGTTTACCGTGCCGCGCCCGGGGGAATACGAGGTCGTCGTGGAAGACGGCAAAAGCTGCGCCGCCATCGACACCATCGTGATGCCGGTGATCTTCAGCGCGGGGGCGGCCAACGGCGCTCCCGGCGATACGGTTTGCGTAGAAATCCGGGTAGACAACCTGGTAGATGTCACCAATGCTCAGTTTACGCTGAACTGGGACCCTGCCATCCTCGATTTCGTGGAGGTCAACAACCTGAATACTACCCTGCCTGCTTTGGATGACGGCGCCTTCAACACCAACCCCGCCGTTACAGACCTGGGCCGGCTGCCGTTTGCCTGGGCTGATTTTTTTGGCGCCAGCAACAGCCTGCCCGACGGCTCGGTATTGTTCGAAGCCTGTTTTGAAGTGATCGGCACCCTCGGAGACATCAGCGACATCACTTTTGGCAACGTGCCGACTCCGATCCAGGTAGGCAACATCAACAATTCGCCGAGCATGTATCCGTTTGAAACGGCGCCCGGCAGAGTGAATGTCACCAACTCCGTATTGCTGGTGACAACCAGCCAGGACAGCGTGAGCTGCAGCGGCCTGGCCGACGGCTCCTTTACCGTTACGGTTTCCGGAGGCGTGGGGCCCTACAACTTTACCTGGAACACCTTTCCGCCCACTGGGCCGGAGAATGGCCCGCTCACCATTGCCAACTCCGGAGGCTCCGCCACAGTCGGCGGCCGCCTGGCCGGCGACTACCGGGTCATCGTCACCGATTCGGATATGCCCGCCAACATAGACACTGTTTTCGTAGAGGTCCTTCAGGGGCCATCCCTGGGCGTTTCCCTTCTGACGACAGAACCCACCTGCTTCAGCCAGAGCACCGGTTCGGTGACGGCACAGGTGACCCTGGGGGGGGTGGTGCAACCCAACCCGGGCGCCAACTTCAATTTTACCTGGAACAACAATCCGAATAATATACCCACCCTGGCAAATCTGCCTTCCGGCTTCTACGCGGTAACGGTCACCGACGGCGCGGGCTGTACGGCTTCGGCGAGCACCACGCTTTCCCAGCCTGCGCAGTTGCAAATCCTGGGCGCCAACACGACCATCACCGACGCGACCTGCAGCGGCGCCATGGACGGCTCCATTTTGGTAGGCGCCACCGGCGGCACTTCCGCCAGTGGCAGTTATACCTACGCCTGGAGCGGAGGCCTGGGGACCATAACCGCCAACACTTCCCAGGTCAGCAACCTGGATCCGGGCAACTACACCGTCACGGTAACCGACGACAACAACTGCATGCTGGAAGGCGGCTATGCCGTAAGCGCCGCAAAAATACTGCTGGTCAACCTCATCAACCTTCAGGATGTCAGTTGCAATGGCGCCGATGATGGCCTGATCGAGGTCAGCGGCACCACTACCGGGCAGCCGCCGGCGGGGCCTTTTACTTACGACTGGGCTACTGTCCCGCCTTCCGGGCCCACTTTTGCCGGCGCGCAGGTCACCGGCCTGGGCCCTGCCCAGTATGCCGTGACCGTAACGGATTCCGACCCCGCCGGGTGTTCTGTTTCCGATACTTTTGCTATTGCAGAACCCGCGCCCCTGGCCATCCAGCAAATCGAGCTGCTCAATGAAAGCTGTGCAAACGGCGGCGGCGACGGCAGCATTACCATCGGCGTGACGGGAGGCACTTATCCCTATACCTATAACTGGACCGGCGGGCAGGTGGATTCTATTGCCGTCAACCTCACGGAAGGCATGTACACCGTCGATGTGAGCGACGCCAACAACTGCACCGCCAACCAAACCTTTAATATTACCGCTCCTACGCCGCCTCAGGTGACGCAGCTGAATAATGACACGCTGGCCTGCTTCAACGACACCAACGGCTCGCTCTCCGTGCTGGCTACGCCCGGCGGAGCGCCCATCCAAAGCTACAACTGGAGCAATAGCGCCACCGGGCAGACGATCGCGAACCTGCCGCCCGGCTCTTATTTTGTGACCATAACGGCTGCGGACGGCTGTTTTACCGTTGATACGGCCCTGGTGGTTGCCCCCGAGCCGCTGGCGCTGGACAGCCTCGTGGCCGGCGCCCCCAACTGCCCGGGCGATGACAACGGCAGCCTTACCGTCTTCGTCAGCGGCGGCACCACGCCTTATACTTATATATGGAACAACCAGCCTGCCAACGATACGACCCAGTTTAACCTCTACCCGGGCCTGACCGCCGGCGCCTACGAGGTGTCCGTGTTCGACGCCAACGGTTGCGGGCCCCTGATGGCTCTGGGCACCGTTGAAGACCCGGCGGGCATCGTGGTGGATTTCAGCAACATCGCCGATGTGAGTTGCTTTGAAGGAGTATGCGACGGCAGCGCCACCGCCACCGCCATGTACAGCGATGGCACTGCCGGGGTGTTCGACTTTACCTGGGGCTCCGGGGAAACCAGTCTGGATGTAATGTCTTCTACCGCTACTGCTTTGTGTAAAGACAAGCAAGCCGTGGCTGTGCAGGATGCCAACGGCTGTTCCATCTCCGATACGGTGCTGATTGGCAGCCCGCCCCGGATCACGGCTTCTTTCTCCATTTCCAATGTAAGTTGCAACGGCCTCAGCGACGGAACGGCGACGGTCATGGCTTCCGGAGGTACTCCGGGGTATACCTACCTCTGGCAGGAAACCGGCGAGGCGACGGCTACCATTAGCGGCCTGACGGCAGGGTTCTACAATGCCGTCATTACAGATGCCAACAGTTGCCAGTTCCAGCTGGAAGCAACGGTCACCCAACCCAACCAACTGGTGATCTCGGTCAATGCCGATGAAACCGAAGATGTTTCCTGCTTTGGAGCGGAAGACGGCGTGCTGGTGGTTTCCTATGACTTTGAAGACACTACGCTCAATCAGGTGGGGCCCGAACCCTACACCTGGTCTTCCAATGTGCCGCCAGGCTCCACTTCTCCGCTTGGGGTAGCGACCAACCTGCCCGCCGGCACCTATGGCGTGACCATCACCGACCTGAAGGGCTGCCAGGATTCGCTGATGTATACCCTCGTGGAGCCGACGGAGATCATGGCTTCCATTCCCGACCCGGCGGATCCGCCCTGCTTCAATTCCACGACCAAGGTGAATATCGATACCGTATTTGGAGGCGCGGGTGCTTCCCTTGCCGATTACCAGTACATGGTGGACGGCAACGGCATCCTGTTGCCGATTAATGTGCCGGCGGACATCTTCGGGGACGGCGCCCACGACGTGGAGGTATTCGACCTCAATGGCTGCTCGGCCCTGTTTCAGGTGGATATCGACCAGCCGGAAGAAATACTGGTCACCTTCCCGGAAGATCCCTTTGTGGTGGAACTGGGGGATACAACCAGGCAGCTGCAGCCCATCATCACGCCTCTTTCCACCCAGGTAGACTCCTTCATCTGGTCGCCGGAGGAGTACCTCTCCGACCCGACTGTCCGCAACCCGTTCGTCCGCCCCCTGCAATCGCTGGAGTACGAGCTGACCGTGGTGGATGTCAACGGTTGCGAAGGCATCGGCAGCGTATTCGTCGAGTTGGACGCCAACCGCAACATTTACATCCCGAACGTCTTTTCGCCCAATGGCGACGGCGTGAACGACGAATTCCGCGTCTACCCCTGCGTCGGCGTTTCCCGGATCACCTCGGTGAACATTTTCAACCGCTGGGGCGACCTGGTCTACCAAAGCGACGGCCAGGACGTGAGCAACGGCCTGTACTGCATCGGCGGGCTGCCGCTTTGGGACGGCCGGCACAAAGGCAGCGACATGAAGCCCGACGTGTTTGTCTACGTCATTGAAGTGGAATTCCTGGATAAGATCAAACTGGCCTACCGCGGAGATGTCAGCATCCTGCGATAG
- a CDS encoding XisI protein yields MDKIERYQDILIEYLKTYAQHSRPANLPDVETKVVADRENNSFQLLRIGWQGNQYIFAIVFHFDIKDGKVWFQINNTEREVVDELMNMGVSREDIVLGFQPPYARPHTGFAVG; encoded by the coding sequence ATGGATAAAATAGAAAGATATCAGGATATACTTATTGAGTACCTAAAAACTTATGCACAACATTCTCGCCCGGCTAACCTGCCGGATGTAGAAACTAAAGTAGTAGCTGACCGGGAAAACAATAGCTTTCAATTGCTCCGTATCGGCTGGCAGGGCAATCAATACATTTTTGCCATAGTATTCCACTTCGACATCAAAGACGGAAAAGTCTGGTTCCAGATCAACAACACAGAACGCGAAGTGGTGGATGAACTTATGAATATGGGCGTGAGCCGGGAGGATATCGTACTTGGCTTTCAGCCTCCTTATGCCCGGCCGCATACGGGGTTTGCAGTAGGGTAA
- a CDS encoding XisH family protein gives MARDFYHNQVREALETDGWKITHDPYEMTVDTVGYEIDLGAEPLIAAEKGGEKIAVEIKSFIGPSTITEFHRAVGQFNDYFVAMETVEPERVLYLAVPENIYRNFFQKPVIQRSIARIGGKIIVYDPAQQKIVSWIK, from the coding sequence ATGGCGCGTGATTTTTACCACAATCAAGTGAGAGAGGCATTAGAAACTGATGGATGGAAAATCACTCATGATCCTTATGAAATGACTGTAGATACAGTAGGATATGAGATCGACCTAGGTGCAGAGCCGCTCATCGCAGCAGAAAAAGGAGGAGAGAAAATTGCTGTCGAAATTAAGAGTTTTATCGGCCCTTCCACAATTACTGAATTTCACAGAGCAGTCGGCCAATTCAACGATTATTTTGTTGCAATGGAAACAGTAGAACCGGAAAGAGTTTTATACTTAGCTGTACCGGAAAATATCTATCGTAACTTTTTTCAAAAGCCGGTAATCCAAAGATCAATAGCGCGCATCGGTGGAAAAATTATTGTATACGATCCTGCTCAACAAAAAATTGTATCATGGATAAAATAG
- a CDS encoding dehydrogenase has product MIEKTSKPTKPIIQYDRGQLSGEQLLGLYRRLLAPRLIEEKMLILLRQGKISKWFSGIGQEAISVGCASALLEDELIFTMHRNLGVFTSREVPLERLFAQWQGKASGFTKGRDRSFHFGAMDYGIVGMISHLGPQLSLAAGVALAHKLAGEGRVSLAFTGDGATSEGEFHEALNTAAVWGLPVLFVIEDNGYGLSTPSREQYVCEDLSDRAKGYGMRSETVDGNNILDVYQTVKRLAEEMRENPEPVFVNCKTFRMRGHEEASGTKYVPKELMERWAAKDPIANYENYLLQEGLLDEKQVKDIRQDIKAAIEKGLKIAYAEGPIQSSPEQEAADVYAPFQSQKVAPKSNKKTSRRFIDAISDGLRQAMEKHPNLVLMGQDIADYGGVFKITDGFTRQFGKARVRNTPLCESAIVGIGLGLSLKGYKAMVEMQFADFVTCGFNQIVNNLAKQHYRWGQPADVVIRMPAGAGVGAGPFHSQSNEAWFFHTPGLKVVYPSTPEDAKGLLLASFEDPNPVLFFEHKTLYRSLTAEVPDDYYTVEIGKARLARKGEEASVITYGMGVHWATQVCEDMGVDADILDLRSLLPLDYEAINQTVRKTNRVIILHEDTLIGGIGGEIAAYISEHLFEYLDAPVLRAAGLDTPVPFAAGLEAQFLPKERFREQLERLLVY; this is encoded by the coding sequence ATGATCGAAAAAACATCCAAACCAACCAAACCAATCATCCAATACGACCGCGGGCAGTTGTCCGGCGAGCAATTGCTGGGCCTTTACCGCCGCCTGCTGGCGCCGCGGCTGATCGAAGAGAAAATGCTCATCCTGCTGCGGCAGGGCAAGATCAGCAAGTGGTTTTCCGGCATTGGGCAGGAGGCCATCTCAGTGGGCTGCGCCAGCGCTTTGCTGGAAGACGAGCTCATTTTTACCATGCACCGCAACCTGGGCGTGTTCACCAGCCGGGAGGTGCCCCTGGAGCGCCTTTTTGCCCAGTGGCAGGGCAAGGCGTCGGGTTTTACCAAGGGCCGCGACCGCTCCTTCCACTTTGGCGCGATGGACTATGGCATAGTGGGCATGATCTCCCACCTGGGGCCGCAGTTGTCGCTGGCAGCCGGCGTGGCCCTGGCGCACAAGCTGGCAGGGGAGGGAAGGGTATCCCTGGCCTTCACCGGCGACGGGGCCACCAGCGAGGGAGAGTTCCACGAAGCCCTCAACACGGCGGCAGTCTGGGGGTTGCCGGTACTGTTTGTCATCGAGGACAATGGATATGGCCTCTCCACGCCCTCCCGCGAGCAGTACGTCTGCGAGGACTTGTCCGACCGCGCCAAAGGCTACGGCATGCGCTCGGAAACCGTCGATGGCAACAACATTCTGGACGTTTACCAAACCGTAAAGAGGCTGGCGGAAGAAATGCGGGAAAACCCCGAGCCGGTCTTCGTGAATTGCAAGACTTTCCGCATGCGGGGCCACGAAGAGGCCTCCGGCACCAAATACGTGCCCAAAGAACTGATGGAACGCTGGGCTGCCAAAGACCCGATCGCCAATTACGAAAATTACCTGCTGCAGGAAGGCCTGCTGGATGAAAAGCAGGTAAAAGATATACGCCAGGACATCAAGGCGGCCATCGAAAAAGGCCTGAAGATCGCCTACGCCGAAGGGCCGATCCAATCCAGCCCGGAGCAGGAGGCGGCCGATGTGTACGCGCCATTCCAGAGCCAGAAAGTGGCCCCGAAAAGCAATAAGAAAACCAGCCGCCGCTTCATCGACGCCATTTCCGACGGCCTGCGGCAAGCCATGGAAAAGCACCCCAACCTGGTGCTGATGGGGCAGGATATTGCCGATTACGGCGGCGTGTTCAAGATTACTGATGGCTTCACCCGGCAGTTCGGCAAAGCGCGGGTGCGCAATACGCCCCTGTGCGAAAGCGCCATCGTGGGCATTGGCCTGGGCCTGAGCCTGAAGGGCTACAAGGCCATGGTGGAGATGCAATTTGCCGACTTCGTCACCTGCGGCTTTAACCAGATCGTCAACAACCTGGCCAAGCAGCACTACCGCTGGGGGCAGCCTGCCGATGTGGTGATCCGCATGCCTGCGGGCGCCGGGGTAGGAGCGGGGCCGTTCCATTCTCAGAGCAACGAGGCCTGGTTTTTCCATACGCCAGGCCTGAAAGTCGTCTACCCCTCTACTCCGGAAGATGCCAAAGGATTGCTGCTGGCCAGCTTCGAAGACCCCAACCCGGTACTCTTTTTCGAACACAAAACCCTCTACCGCTCGCTCACCGCCGAAGTGCCCGACGATTATTACACCGTCGAGATCGGCAAGGCGCGGCTGGCCCGCAAAGGAGAGGAGGCCTCGGTGATCACTTATGGCATGGGCGTTCACTGGGCAACGCAGGTGTGCGAAGATATGGGGGTGGATGCCGACATCCTCGACCTGCGCAGCTTGCTGCCGCTGGATTATGAGGCCATCAACCAAACCGTTAGAAAAACCAACCGCGTGATCATCCTGCACGAAGATACCCTCATTGGCGGCATCGGCGGCGAAATAGCCGCCTACATTTCCGAACACCTCTTCGAATACCTCGACGCGCCGGTGCTGCGCGCCGCCGGCCTCGACACCCCAGTGCCTTTTGCCGCCGGGCTGGAGGCGCAGTTTTTGCCAAAAGAGCGCTTCCGGGAGCAGTTGGAGCGGTTGTTGGTTTATTAG
- a CDS encoding S9 family peptidase produces the protein MLRLFPLFFLLILLGCRQEAATDTSVAGPPIAKKEAHAFDEFGAAREDPYYWLNDPTDPEVIKHLEAENAYCEQQLAHTQSLQDKLYEELVARIEQKYESVPTRRNGYWYYVRYEEGDEYPYYCRKKDNMDAPEEVLLDVNEMAKGYKIYRLFQYFVSPDNQTVAFLVDTAGDRRNTLYFKDLETGELLPDQVPDCSYGGAWANDSRHFFYSLNDKTVRSYRVMRHRLGAEEQDAEVYSEPDSTFSAFVTRSWDDRYIFAGSGSTTSSEFWFLSADQPEGALKVVQPRQKNLEYQVESYTGQEFHIYNNHQAQNFKVSTAPVGSPGLANWKDVVPHNPDVYINGFTVREKYLVVQERAKALDKIRVIDRQSGESYYVDFGEEVYTAGMYDPNDEFNSDSIRYNYQSLTTPRSTFGYSLSNKEKKLLQQQKVGGGFDGSLYETKRLWATAQDGTQVPMSIVYRKELFKKDGSNPCLLYAYGSYGASSMPYFNSNVISLLDRGFVYAIAHIRGGQEMGRQWYEDGKLMKKKNTFTDFIDCGQYLVDKQYTSTEGLFAMGGSAGGMLMGAVANMRPGLFKGIIARVPWMDVISDMRNPDLPLTTLEYEEWGNPYEKEAYDYMLSWSPYDNVKPADFPAILATGGLNDTQVLYHNPAKWVQKIRENNTGTEPVLFKCNMGAGHGGESGRFSQQKETAMIYAFMVDQVGELVD, from the coding sequence ATGCTCCGATTATTTCCCTTATTCTTTCTTCTGATCCTTTTGGGCTGCCGCCAGGAAGCCGCTACCGATACCTCTGTCGCCGGGCCGCCCATCGCCAAAAAGGAAGCCCATGCCTTCGACGAGTTCGGCGCTGCCCGCGAAGATCCGTACTACTGGCTCAACGACCCCACCGACCCGGAAGTGATCAAACACCTGGAAGCGGAGAATGCCTACTGCGAGCAACAGCTGGCACACACCCAGTCCTTACAGGACAAATTGTACGAAGAACTGGTGGCCCGTATCGAGCAGAAGTACGAATCGGTGCCTACCAGGCGCAACGGCTATTGGTACTACGTCCGCTACGAAGAGGGTGACGAATACCCCTACTACTGCCGGAAAAAAGATAATATGGACGCTCCGGAGGAGGTGTTGCTCGATGTTAATGAAATGGCCAAAGGCTACAAAATTTACCGCTTGTTCCAGTATTTCGTCAGCCCGGATAACCAGACGGTTGCCTTTTTGGTGGACACCGCCGGCGACCGCCGCAATACGCTGTACTTCAAAGACCTGGAAACCGGCGAACTGCTGCCCGATCAGGTGCCCGACTGTTCCTACGGCGGCGCCTGGGCCAACGACAGCCGGCACTTTTTTTACAGCCTCAACGACAAGACGGTGCGCAGCTACCGGGTGATGCGCCACCGGCTGGGGGCTGAAGAGCAGGATGCGGAAGTGTATAGCGAACCAGACAGCACCTTCTCCGCCTTTGTCACCCGTTCCTGGGATGATCGCTATATTTTTGCCGGCTCCGGCAGCACTACCTCCAGTGAATTCTGGTTTCTGAGTGCCGATCAGCCGGAAGGGGCACTGAAGGTGGTGCAGCCCCGCCAAAAGAACTTGGAGTATCAGGTGGAATCGTACACCGGCCAGGAGTTTCACATTTACAACAACCACCAGGCGCAGAACTTTAAGGTTTCAACGGCGCCTGTGGGGTCGCCCGGCCTGGCCAACTGGAAGGATGTCGTGCCCCACAACCCGGACGTTTACATCAATGGCTTTACCGTGCGGGAGAAATACCTGGTCGTGCAGGAACGAGCAAAAGCGCTGGATAAGATTCGTGTGATCGACCGGCAAAGTGGAGAAAGTTACTATGTGGACTTTGGCGAGGAGGTTTACACCGCCGGTATGTACGATCCCAATGATGAGTTCAACTCAGACAGTATTCGTTACAATTATCAGTCGCTGACCACGCCCCGGTCTACCTTCGGGTATAGCCTTTCTAATAAGGAGAAAAAGCTGCTCCAGCAGCAAAAAGTGGGCGGCGGCTTCGACGGTTCGCTGTACGAAACTAAGCGCCTGTGGGCCACTGCTCAGGACGGTACGCAGGTGCCGATGTCCATCGTCTACCGCAAAGAACTGTTCAAAAAGGACGGCAGCAACCCCTGCCTGCTCTACGCCTACGGCTCCTACGGCGCCAGTTCCATGCCCTATTTCAACAGCAACGTCATCAGCCTGCTCGACCGCGGCTTCGTCTACGCCATCGCCCACATTCGGGGCGGGCAGGAGATGGGCCGGCAGTGGTACGAAGACGGCAAGCTGATGAAAAAGAAAAATACGTTCACCGATTTTATCGATTGCGGGCAATACCTGGTGGACAAGCAGTATACCTCCACCGAAGGGCTCTTTGCTATGGGCGGCAGCGCCGGCGGCATGCTGATGGGCGCCGTTGCCAACATGCGCCCCGGCCTGTTCAAAGGCATCATCGCCCGGGTGCCCTGGATGGACGTCATCTCCGATATGCGCAACCCGGACCTGCCCCTGACCACTCTGGAATACGAGGAGTGGGGCAATCCCTATGAAAAGGAGGCTTACGACTACATGCTCAGCTGGTCGCCCTACGACAATGTGAAACCGGCGGATTTCCCCGCCATTCTGGCCACCGGCGGCCTCAACGACACGCAGGTGCTCTACCACAATCCTGCTAAATGGGTGCAGAAGATCCGCGAGAACAATACGGGTACGGAGCCGGTGCTGTTTAAGTGCAACATGGGCGCCGGCCATGGCGGGGAGTCCGGCCGCTTCTCCCAGCAGAAGGAAACGGCGATGATCTATGCGTTTATGGTGGATCAGGTGGGGGAGTTGGTGGATTGA
- a CDS encoding dienelactone hydrolase family protein, which translates to MFRHLILFAMALGLVFASCQNSGKSGGKAEGEAADSSDMAQFANDEKFKDAHETPAELKFEGIGQMIEFDTPDGKKGSAYALMAKEPANNYLFVIHEWWGLNDHIKAEAERLYGYLGNTNVMALDLYDGKVATDPDKAGEFMQSIKEERAKAIIQGALNKAGKDARIATIGWCFGGGWSLKSSIMAGDQGVACVMYYGMPVQDAKALAPLKAPILGIFARQDEWITPEVAQKFENLAKATGKEIETHIYDANHAFANPSSPAYNDEAAQQANQEAWGFLKERL; encoded by the coding sequence ATGTTCAGACATCTGATTTTATTTGCAATGGCACTCGGGCTGGTTTTTGCCTCCTGCCAGAACAGCGGCAAGAGCGGCGGCAAGGCCGAAGGCGAAGCAGCCGACAGCAGCGACATGGCCCAGTTTGCCAACGATGAAAAATTTAAGGACGCCCACGAGACGCCCGCCGAGCTGAAGTTCGAAGGCATCGGCCAGATGATCGAATTCGACACGCCCGACGGGAAAAAAGGCAGCGCCTACGCCCTCATGGCGAAAGAACCGGCCAACAACTACCTCTTCGTCATCCACGAGTGGTGGGGCCTGAACGACCACATCAAGGCGGAAGCTGAGCGCCTGTACGGCTACCTGGGCAACACCAACGTCATGGCGCTGGACTTGTACGACGGCAAAGTAGCCACCGACCCGGACAAGGCGGGAGAGTTCATGCAGTCCATCAAGGAAGAACGGGCAAAAGCCATTATTCAGGGTGCCCTCAACAAGGCGGGCAAAGACGCCCGCATCGCTACTATCGGCTGGTGCTTCGGCGGCGGCTGGTCGTTGAAGTCTTCCATCATGGCGGGCGATCAGGGCGTGGCCTGCGTGATGTACTACGGCATGCCGGTTCAGGACGCCAAAGCGCTGGCGCCACTAAAAGCGCCCATCCTTGGCATCTTCGCCAGGCAGGATGAGTGGATCACCCCGGAAGTAGCCCAAAAGTTTGAAAACCTGGCCAAAGCTACCGGCAAGGAGATTGAAACGCATATTTATGATGCGAATCACGCCTTTGCCAACCCGAGCAGCCCGGCCTATAACGACGAAGCTGCCCAACAGGCCAATCAGGAAGCGTGGGGCTTTTTGAAGGAGCGTTTGTAG